One Nostoc sp. UHCC 0302 DNA window includes the following coding sequences:
- a CDS encoding amino acid adenylation domain-containing protein, giving the protein MSDILKSLEALSPEKRGLVLQKLKKQQQSPQNNHRLTPPLTPVSREQHLPLSFAQQRLWFIDQLEGENCVYNVPFFWQIRGCLKISALEKAIAEIVQRHEVLRTSFSVVDESPIQVIHAHPQLKMQVLDWRKLTEADQLSKAQQLAAEELQQSFDLSNPLLLRVKLLQLADQSHLLLLVIHHIVCDGWSMDIFRRELFSLYTAFCAGEPSPLTELSIQYADFAHWQRQWLQGEVLQTQLNYWQKQLAAVPPLLELPTDQPRPSVQSFKGRSEFLELNQDLTQKLKRLSQESGTTLFMTMLATFTLLLSRYSRQEDIVVGSAIANRNRRETEPLIGFFVNTLALRTNLQGNPSFLELLERVKQVTLDAYDHQDLPFEKLVDELGLERSLSHHPLFQVAFGLQSGTQEKLEIPGLTLTRFEWENTTTLFDLSLMFRETPQGLTGEWEYATDLFEAKTIQRMVEHFEVLLKGIIDNPQQPINTLPLITEAEHQQLQNWNQTQTEYPLNQTLVDLFEVQSAKNPNNLALVFESQSLTYQQLNQKANQLAHYLIQNYQIKPDTLIGICVERSLEMIIGVLGILKAGGAYVPIDPNYPKERIEFMLEDSGTSVLLTQSHLKEQLPLAKLKHQVICLDEKTFAQELIDNPNSQSTPDNLAYIIYTSGSTGQPKGVMIEHRAIVNLSLAWAETFQIKHYSRWLQFGSFSFDLSIGEIATALSAGACLYLAKKETLLPSQTLVDLLRDRKISHLTLSPSALSVLPQDLLPDLQAVIVGGEACAAELVTQWGTKRRFFNCYGPTESTVIASISSCEPNGKKPSIGQPLSNIRIYILDAHNQPLPPGIPGELSIAGVGLARGYLNRPDLTTEKFVEVELFGKTERIYKTGDLARWRDDGNLEYLGRIDEQVKLRGFRIELGEIESLLLQHSLVKEAVVILYETDNNPRLVAYVTANKKSNNLGSQLKDYLKNRLPNYMIPSQIMVLDQLPLTPNGKLDRKALPAPDADTSTNFEALVTPTEELLASLWQSLLKTKSVGRRDNFFELGGHSLLATQLVARIRDSFGVEVPVRKVFEQSVLSELAWEIDVRGATPCAPTSALPTITPQPENAPKTLSFSQSRLWFLAQLEGTGTSATYNMSTALQLDGNLNIEALRASFDYLLDRHAILRTYFPALEGEAQVVVKNPEDIEVLAITDLRELAPQTQAETVQRLSDTHAQEPFDLNTGPLFKAKLLQLGEQKNVLLINMHHIISDGWSMGVFKREWEQAYSAFAAGETPNLSPLPIQYSDYAAWQRNWLQGEILESQENYWKQQLGDAPRLLDLPTDHPRPAQQSYQGGREEYSLSNELTQKLKIISQKHGVSLFMTLLTAFNILLSRYSRQEDLCVGSAIANRTHSNTEWLIGFFVNTLVLRSKVKPELEFSKLLQQTCQTCLDAYAHQDIPFEYLVEQLQPERSLSHNPLFQVMMVLQNTQEAGKNINLPGLEIQWLEQSFPFAKFDLILDLCEREDELHCMWEYATDLFEAETIQRMAGHFEVLLEAITQNPQQPIHQLPIITSAEIQQLQVWNQTNTDYLKNQTLITLFEQQVAKTPDNIAVVFEEQSLSYQELNRQANKLAHYLLELKREQQLPDNPLIAICVDRSLEMLIGIFAILKAGGAYVPIDPNYPQERIYLMLEDSNASVLLTTKSLKKQLPLEKLINTAQLVFIDEQTWTDQPTDNPNLQSSPDDLAYIIYTSGSTGRPKGVAIAHSSPVTLVKWAHSVYTAEQLAGVLASTSICFDLSIFEIFVPLTQGGSVIVVENALYIEQAHKSPVPITLINTVPSAAAELLNMNAIPASVQVINLAGEPLKNSLVQALYQTTSVKEVYNLYGPSEDTTYSTFTKVARNAQHEPTIGKAIANTHIYILDSYNQPLPPGIPGELCIAGAGLAQSYLHRPDLTAEKFLKVELFGKTERIYKTGDLARWLPDSNLQYLGRIDRQVKIRGFRIELGEIEASLLKHSKIQEAVVLVREDTDFDQHLVAYIVPTGKEDEYLQGEQVELWQQVFNDAYHQSQDIEDDPTLNLASWNDSYTGKPYAKAVMQEWRDKTIDQILELAPKRIWEIGCGTGMLLLKIAPHCQKYLGTDIAAAGLHYIEQHLQQQSFKEKVTLKQSSANQFDGIETNNYDLVMLNSVIQYFPSLDYLLSVIEGAINTVITQGKIFIGDVRNLRLLEAFHTAVEFYRASDELSIKDLRQQIQKSIRTEGELLIDPDFFIALKQRFPRISHVQIQMKRGYGQTEMNRFRYDVVLHLDQTDTPFAEPEWLDWQTEQLNLETIERILTTQQPDFIGIKNIPNARLTSEMALLEKISQLNGNVSDLKAAVAQVKSGIEPEAFRTLVRDLPYTPFIQYSPTNFSDYDVVFQRNIPGQVTIPRFNQRENLRLKPWQYYANQPLQYRTNQVDPALLEEWRDFLEKTLPDYMIPSHFIVLEKLPLTPNGKVDRKALPAPNATVLSTDIELPVTSTEKSLAELWAKLLKYNAISRHDNFFNLGGHSLLATQLCYRIRDTFKVELPLRQVFESPILSELANYIDTCIWVNSSSADMQPLNSDEEEIEL; this is encoded by the coding sequence ATGAGCGATATACTAAAAAGTCTAGAAGCACTTTCGCCAGAAAAACGAGGATTAGTCCTACAAAAACTGAAGAAGCAACAGCAATCTCCGCAAAATAATCACAGGCTAACTCCACCTCTAACACCCGTATCAAGAGAGCAACACCTTCCCCTTTCCTTTGCTCAACAAAGACTATGGTTTATTGACCAACTAGAAGGTGAAAATTGTGTCTACAATGTCCCGTTTTTCTGGCAAATTAGGGGATGTCTGAAGATCAGTGCTTTAGAAAAAGCGATCGCAGAAATTGTCCAACGTCATGAGGTCTTACGTACTAGTTTTTCTGTTGTTGATGAGTCGCCGATACAGGTGATTCACGCTCATCCTCAATTGAAGATGCAAGTGCTGGACTGGCGAAAATTGACAGAAGCAGACCAGTTAAGCAAGGCACAACAGTTAGCAGCAGAAGAATTACAACAGTCATTTGACTTATCAAATCCTCTTTTACTGCGGGTAAAGTTGTTGCAACTAGCCGATCAATCCCATCTGCTGTTGCTGGTTATCCATCATATTGTTTGTGATGGCTGGTCAATGGACATCTTCCGCCGGGAATTATTCAGCCTTTATACTGCTTTCTGCGCTGGAGAACCTTCTCCTTTAACCGAATTATCTATACAATATGCCGATTTCGCCCACTGGCAAAGACAATGGTTACAGGGAGAGGTACTGCAAACCCAACTTAATTACTGGCAAAAACAATTAGCCGCAGTCCCACCTCTATTAGAATTACCCACAGATCAACCACGCCCATCAGTGCAAAGCTTTAAGGGGCGGAGTGAGTTTTTAGAACTCAATCAAGATTTAACGCAGAAGTTGAAGCGTTTAAGTCAGGAATCAGGAACTACCCTGTTTATGACAATGCTTGCAACATTTACGCTGTTACTGTCGCGCTACAGTAGACAGGAGGATATTGTTGTTGGTTCTGCGATCGCTAATCGCAATCGTCGTGAAACAGAACCATTAATTGGCTTTTTTGTCAATACCCTAGCTTTACGTACCAATCTGCAAGGAAATCCAAGTTTCTTAGAATTACTTGAACGAGTCAAGCAAGTAACTCTGGATGCTTATGACCATCAAGATTTACCCTTTGAGAAACTGGTTGATGAATTGGGATTAGAGCGATCGCTTTCTCATCATCCCCTATTTCAAGTGGCGTTTGGTTTGCAAAGTGGAACTCAAGAGAAACTAGAAATTCCTGGATTAACTCTGACCCGTTTTGAGTGGGAAAACACAACGACGCTGTTTGATTTGTCGCTGATGTTCCGCGAAACTCCTCAAGGTTTGACAGGAGAATGGGAGTACGCAACCGATTTGTTTGAGGCTAAAACAATCCAACGGATGGTGGAACATTTTGAAGTTTTACTTAAGGGAATTATTGATAATCCTCAACAACCCATCAATACCCTACCGTTGATTACAGAAGCTGAACATCAGCAACTCCAAAACTGGAATCAAACTCAAACAGAATATCCCCTCAATCAAACCTTGGTTGATTTGTTTGAAGTTCAATCTGCCAAAAACCCTAATAATCTCGCTTTAGTATTTGAATCCCAAAGCTTAACCTATCAACAGCTTAATCAAAAAGCAAATCAACTAGCTCATTATTTAATTCAAAATTATCAAATTAAGCCAGACACTTTAATTGGTATTTGCGTTGAACGTTCCTTAGAAATGATTATTGGTGTACTCGGTATCCTCAAAGCAGGTGGAGCATATGTACCGATTGACCCCAATTATCCCAAAGAACGGATTGAGTTCATGTTAGAAGATTCTGGGACATCGGTATTGCTGACCCAAAGTCACCTTAAAGAACAATTACCTTTAGCTAAACTCAAACACCAGGTCATTTGTTTGGATGAGAAAACTTTTGCCCAAGAATTAATAGATAATCCCAATTCTCAAAGTACCCCTGATAATTTAGCTTATATAATTTATACCTCTGGTTCAACGGGACAACCTAAAGGGGTGATGATTGAGCATCGCGCAATTGTCAACCTAAGTTTAGCCTGGGCTGAAACTTTTCAAATTAAACACTACAGCCGTTGGCTTCAGTTTGGCTCTTTTAGTTTCGATTTATCTATTGGTGAAATTGCCACTGCTTTATCCGCAGGTGCTTGTTTGTATTTAGCCAAGAAAGAAACTTTGTTACCTAGTCAAACTTTAGTTGACTTGTTGCGCGATCGCAAAATTTCCCATTTAACGCTATCTCCTTCCGCTTTATCTGTATTACCTCAAGACTTATTACCTGATTTGCAAGCCGTAATCGTTGGTGGTGAAGCTTGTGCAGCAGAGTTGGTAACACAGTGGGGAACAAAACGACGTTTCTTTAACTGCTATGGGCCGACGGAATCAACGGTTATCGCCAGTATATCTAGTTGTGAACCGAACGGGAAAAAACCCTCTATCGGTCAACCGTTGTCTAATATCCGCATTTACATTTTAGATGCTCACAATCAACCTTTACCCCCTGGCATTCCTGGAGAATTGTCTATCGCTGGAGTCGGTTTAGCACGAGGCTATCTCAACCGTCCCGATTTAACCACCGAAAAATTTGTTGAAGTTGAATTATTTGGCAAAACTGAGCGAATTTACAAAACTGGCGACTTAGCAAGATGGAGAGATGATGGAAACCTTGAATATCTCGGTCGCATTGATGAGCAAGTTAAACTGCGGGGCTTTAGGATTGAACTCGGTGAAATTGAATCGCTATTATTGCAGCACTCTTTAGTTAAAGAAGCTGTTGTTATTTTATATGAAACTGATAATAATCCCAGATTAGTGGCTTATGTCACGGCAAATAAAAAATCCAACAATTTAGGCAGTCAACTCAAAGACTACCTGAAAAATCGCCTGCCGAATTATATGATTCCTAGCCAGATTATGGTGTTGGATCAGTTGCCCCTTACCCCTAACGGTAAGCTAGATCGTAAAGCATTACCTGCACCAGATGCAGATACTTCCACTAACTTTGAAGCCCTTGTTACCCCGACTGAAGAACTGCTGGCTAGTTTATGGCAAAGTCTTCTGAAAACTAAATCTGTTGGTCGTCGAGACAACTTCTTTGAACTGGGGGGACATTCCCTGTTAGCAACCCAATTGGTTGCCCGAATTCGTGACAGTTTTGGGGTAGAAGTGCCTGTCCGCAAGGTATTTGAGCAGAGTGTTTTGTCTGAGTTGGCATGGGAAATTGACGTTAGGGGCGCAACGCCTTGCGCCCCTACTTCCGCCTTACCAACTATTACACCACAGCCTGAAAATGCTCCCAAAACTCTGTCCTTTTCCCAATCAAGACTCTGGTTTTTAGCCCAACTTGAAGGCACAGGAACCTCGGCGACTTACAATATGTCAACGGCGCTGCAACTTGACGGGAACTTGAATATAGAAGCTTTGCGTGCAAGTTTTGATTATCTCCTCGATCGCCATGCCATTCTACGCACCTATTTTCCTGCACTTGAGGGAGAGGCGCAAGTAGTCGTCAAAAATCCAGAGGATATAGAAGTACTAGCAATCACAGATTTACGGGAACTCGCTCCCCAAACTCAAGCAGAAACCGTACAACGGTTGTCAGATACTCATGCTCAAGAACCCTTTGACTTAAATACCGGCCCCTTATTCAAAGCGAAACTGCTACAACTGGGCGAACAGAAAAATGTGCTGCTCATTAATATGCACCACATTATCAGTGATGGCTGGTCAATGGGTGTATTTAAGCGCGAATGGGAACAGGCTTATTCGGCTTTTGCTGCGGGTGAGACTCCAAATTTGTCACCGTTGCCGATTCAGTATAGTGATTACGCAGCTTGGCAGCGCAATTGGTTACAAGGGGAGATTTTAGAAAGCCAGGAAAATTACTGGAAACAACAACTAGGCGATGCTCCTCGATTGCTAGATTTGCCTACTGACCATCCCCGTCCAGCGCAACAAAGTTACCAGGGTGGGCGTGAAGAATATAGTTTGAGCAATGAACTGACTCAGAAACTCAAAATCATAAGTCAAAAACACGGGGTTAGTTTGTTTATGACCCTGTTAACGGCTTTTAATATTTTACTATCGCGTTATAGCCGTCAAGAGGATTTATGTGTTGGTTCTGCGATCGCTAACCGCACCCATAGCAATACAGAATGGTTAATCGGCTTTTTTGTCAATACCTTAGTATTGCGGAGCAAAGTTAAGCCAGAGCTAGAATTTAGCAAATTACTCCAACAAACCTGCCAAACTTGCCTAGATGCCTATGCTCATCAAGATATTCCCTTTGAGTATTTGGTAGAACAACTGCAACCAGAACGCAGTCTGAGCCATAATCCCTTATTCCAAGTGATGATGGTGTTGCAAAATACTCAAGAAGCAGGGAAAAATATTAATTTACCAGGGCTTGAGATTCAATGGTTAGAGCAAAGTTTCCCATTTGCCAAGTTTGACCTGATATTGGATCTTTGCGAAAGGGAAGACGAATTGCATTGTATGTGGGAATATGCCACAGATTTATTTGAGGCTGAAACGATTCAACGCATGGCGGGACACTTTGAAGTTTTGCTGGAAGCAATTACCCAAAATCCCCAACAGCCGATTCATCAGCTACCCATAATCACCTCAGCAGAAATTCAACAACTGCAAGTTTGGAATCAAACCAACACAGATTACCTCAAAAACCAGACGTTGATAACTCTGTTTGAACAACAGGTAGCAAAAACGCCGGATAACATTGCGGTGGTGTTTGAAGAGCAAAGTCTGAGTTATCAAGAACTCAACCGACAAGCTAATAAGCTAGCGCATTATTTGTTGGAACTCAAAAGGGAGCAACAATTACCTGATAATCCATTGATAGCGATTTGTGTGGATCGTTCTCTGGAAATGCTCATCGGTATATTTGCTATCCTCAAAGCAGGTGGGGCTTATGTGCCGATTGATCCAAATTATCCCCAAGAACGCATTTATTTAATGCTCGAAGATAGTAATGCTTCTGTATTACTAACAACTAAATCTCTTAAAAAGCAACTTCCCTTAGAAAAGCTCATAAATACTGCTCAACTAGTATTTATAGATGAACAAACATGGACTGATCAGCCAACAGATAATCCCAATCTGCAAAGTAGCCCTGATGATTTAGCTTATATAATTTATACTTCGGGTTCCACAGGGCGACCTAAAGGTGTTGCGATCGCACACTCTAGCCCAGTAACTCTAGTAAAATGGGCGCATTCAGTCTACACCGCAGAACAGCTTGCAGGTGTCTTAGCATCAACCTCAATCTGTTTCGATCTATCCATTTTTGAAATTTTTGTTCCACTGACTCAAGGTGGTAGTGTCATTGTGGTGGAAAATGCACTCTACATTGAGCAAGCACATAAGAGTCCTGTACCGATAACTTTGATTAATACTGTACCAAGTGCTGCTGCGGAACTGCTGAATATGAATGCTATTCCGGCAAGTGTGCAAGTTATCAATTTAGCTGGCGAACCATTAAAAAATAGTCTGGTACAGGCTTTATATCAAACCACATCAGTGAAGGAGGTTTATAACCTCTATGGCCCTTCTGAGGACACAACTTACTCTACATTTACGAAAGTTGCTAGAAATGCCCAGCATGAACCAACTATTGGTAAAGCGATCGCTAACACCCACATTTACATTTTAGATAGCTACAACCAACCCCTTCCCCCTGGTATTCCTGGGGAACTCTGCATTGCAGGTGCAGGTTTAGCACAGAGTTATTTGCATCGTCCCGATTTAACCGCCGAAAAATTTCTCAAAGTCGAATTATTCGGTAAAACTGAGCGAATTTATAAAACTGGCGATTTAGCCCGTTGGCTGCCTGATAGTAATTTACAATACTTAGGACGGATTGATCGCCAAGTCAAAATTCGTGGTTTCCGCATTGAATTAGGTGAGATTGAAGCATCTTTACTCAAACACTCAAAAATTCAAGAAGCGGTTGTCCTGGTTCGGGAAGACACTGATTTCGATCAACATCTGGTGGCTTATATTGTCCCAACAGGCAAAGAAGATGAATATCTTCAAGGTGAACAGGTGGAATTATGGCAACAAGTTTTCAATGATGCTTACCATCAGTCACAAGATATAGAAGATGATCCAACCCTCAATTTAGCTAGTTGGAATGATAGCTATACGGGTAAACCTTATGCCAAAGCTGTGATGCAAGAATGGCGGGATAAAACTATTGACCAAATTCTGGAACTTGCACCCAAACGAATCTGGGAAATCGGTTGTGGGACAGGGATGTTATTGTTGAAAATTGCTCCCCATTGTCAAAAGTACCTGGGTACAGATATTGCAGCAGCAGGGTTGCATTATATTGAACAACATCTTCAACAGCAATCTTTCAAAGAAAAAGTTACTTTAAAACAAAGTTCAGCTAACCAGTTTGACGGCATTGAAACAAATAATTATGACCTGGTAATGCTCAATTCTGTTATCCAGTATTTTCCTTCTTTGGATTACTTGTTGTCAGTAATCGAAGGCGCTATTAATACTGTAATAACTCAAGGAAAAATCTTTATCGGGGATGTGCGAAATCTCCGTTTACTAGAAGCTTTCCACACAGCAGTCGAATTTTATCGCGCCTCTGATGAATTATCAATAAAGGACTTGCGTCAACAGATTCAAAAAAGCATCCGCACCGAAGGCGAATTACTGATTGACCCTGATTTCTTTATCGCTTTAAAACAACGATTTCCTCGGATTAGTCATGTACAAATCCAAATGAAACGAGGTTATGGTCAGACGGAAATGAACCGTTTTCGTTATGACGTTGTTTTACATTTGGATCAAACAGATACTCCATTTGCAGAACCTGAATGGTTAGATTGGCAAACTGAGCAACTGAATTTAGAAACAATCGAGAGAATTTTAACAACTCAGCAACCCGATTTTATAGGTATTAAGAATATTCCGAATGCGCGTCTAACTTCAGAAATGGCATTGTTAGAAAAAATTAGTCAATTAAATGGTAATGTTTCAGACTTAAAAGCGGCAGTTGCCCAAGTCAAATCAGGGATAGAACCCGAAGCGTTCCGAACTTTAGTACGAGATTTGCCCTATACGCCTTTTATCCAATATAGCCCCACAAACTTTTCCGATTACGATGTTGTTTTTCAACGGAATATTCCTGGACAGGTGACAATCCCACGATTTAATCAAAGGGAAAATTTACGGCTGAAACCTTGGCAATATTATGCAAATCAACCGTTGCAATATCGCACTAATCAAGTTGATCCAGCCTTATTAGAAGAATGGCGAGATTTTCTGGAAAAAACTCTTCCAGATTATATGATTCCTAGCCATTTTATTGTCTTAGAAAAACTACCATTGACACCAAATGGCAAAGTAGACCGCAAAGCTTTACCTGCACCAAATGCAACTGTTTTATCAACAGACATTGAATTGCCTGTAACCTCGACAGAAAAATCGCTGGCTGAATTGTGGGCGAAGCTGCTTAAATATAATGCAATTTCCCGCCATGATAACTTCTTTAACTTGGGGGGACATTCCCTATTAGCCACCCAACTGTGCTATCGCATCCGCGACACATTTAAAGTAGAACTGCCACTGCGGCAAGTATTTGAGTCTCCTATCCTCAGCGAATTGGCAAATTATATAGATACCTGCATTTGGGTTAATTCCTCTAGCGCAGATATGCAACCTTTAAACTCAGACGAAGAGGAAATTGAACTATGA